In Ficedula albicollis isolate OC2 chromosome 19, FicAlb1.5, whole genome shotgun sequence, one DNA window encodes the following:
- the GOSR1 gene encoding Golgi SNAP receptor complex member 1, which yields MFETMAVEIEQLLGKLTGINDKMAEYTNSAGVPSLNAALMHTLQRHRDILQDYTHEFHKTKANFLAIRERENLLGSVRKDIESYKSGSGVNNRRTELFLKEHEHLRNSDRLIEETISIAMATKENMTSQRGMLKSIQSKMNTLANRFPAVNSLIQRINLRKRRDSLILGGVIGVCTILLLLYAFH from the exons ATGTTTGAGACCATGGCTGTGGAGATTGAGCAACTTCTGGGAAAG CTGACTGGGATAAATGACAAGATGGCAGAGTACACCAACAGTGCGGGCGTGCCGTCGCTGAACGCGGCGCTGATGCACACGCTGCAGCGCCACAGGGACATCCTGCAG GATTACACACACGAATtccacaaaaccaaagcaaacttCTTGGCAATACGAGAAAGGGAGAATCTGTTGGGATCAGTACGGAAAGATATCGA GTCGTACAAAAGCGGATCTGGCGTGAACAACAGAAGGACAGAACTGTTCCTGAAGGAGCATGAGCACCTTCGGAA CTCAGATCGACTGATAGAAGAAACAATAAG CATTGCCAtggcaacaaaagaaaatatgactTCCCAGAGAGGGATGTTGAAGTCAATACAAAGCAAGATGAATACCTTGGCAA ACCGTTTCCCAGCAGTGAACAGCCTGATCCAAAGGATCAACCTCCGCAAGCGGCGGGATTCCCTCATTTTGGGCGGCGTCATCGGCGTCTGcaccatcctgctgctcctctaCGCTTTCCATTGA